A single Hippopotamus amphibius kiboko isolate mHipAmp2 chromosome 5, mHipAmp2.hap2, whole genome shotgun sequence DNA region contains:
- the LOC130854519 gene encoding U1 small nuclear ribonucleoprotein C-like, whose translation MRASTNAVRAGMWPFDHWLLGGLVFAQWNGVANGLQNNMPKFYCEYCNAYLTRDSPSVRKTHCSGRKHKENVKDYYQKWMERQAQSLTDRTTAAFQQGKIPPTPFSAPPPAGATIPPPSQSPGPPRPEMMPAPHMRGPPVMPVMGPPPPGRMPVGPAPAMRLPMGGHLPMMPGPPVMRPPACPMMVPTWPGMTQPDR comes from the exons ATGAGGGCCTCCACCAATGCTGTAAGAGCAGGAATGTGGCCATTCGATCATTGGCTTCTCGGCGGTCTAGTATTTGCTCA gtgGAACGGAGTTGCCAACGGGCTGCAGAACAACATGCCTAAGTTTTATTGTGAATACTGCAATGCATACCTCACCCGTGACTCCCCATCTGTGAGAAAGACACACTGCAGTGGTCGGAAACacaaagagaatgtgaaagactACTATCAGAAATGGATGGAacgg CAGGCTCAGAGTCTGACTGACAGAACCACCGCTGCATTTCAACAAGGAAAGATACCTCCAACTCCattctctgctcctcctcctgcaggGGCAACgatcccacctccctcccagtcTCCTGGTCCTCCTCGCCCTGAGATGATGCCAGCACCCCACATGCGGGGCCCTCCCGTGATGCCAGTGATgggccctcctcctcctgggaggATGCCAGTGGGACCTGCTCCTGCAATGAGGCTGCCTATGGGAGGCCACTTGCCAATGATGCCTGGGCCCCCAGTGATGAGACCTCCTGCCTGTCCCATGATGGTGCCCACCTGGCCGGGAATGACTCAACCAGACAGATAA